The window CCGTAGCGGATGACCATCCCGACGCCAATCCCGAGGATGACCCCGCCAAATACGGACGCCAACAGCGTGTCATCGGTCAGCACTTCCACCGGATGCAACAGCGTTGTGCCGATCGACATCACGATAACGCCAAGCAGCGTCGACAATGCGAACGTCTTCCCGATCTGCTTATAGCCGAGGATCAGAAACGGCAAGTTGAAGAGCAGCAAGAACACACCAATGCTCCACCCCGAAAGATGAGATGCGATGATGGAGACACCGACGATCCCGCCGTCGATGATCTTGTTGGGCACCAAGAAGATTTCCAAACCGACCGACACTAGCGAAGCGCCTAAGATAATAAAGAACACGCGCTGTAGGATCTTCGCCAATGACGGTTTTGTACGGCTGACCGGCTGGAAATTCATTTGCAAGTTGTTTTCCATGTCTCCCAAAACTCCCTTTATTCAGTTTTCTGCATGTAGATAGTATATCACACTTTTTTACTCGGATTAAAAAAAGCCGAGAAAAATTCTCGGCTTTAGGCAACTTTTTTTGATTAGGCGGTAATCAGCTCGCCAAAAGAGTGTTTGCGGAACTGCTCCCACTCCTGATACAAGGACACCGACAGATGCATCGCTTCCATCATGCCGACCGAATGGCCGTGCTTTTGATAGAGGTGCAAGGACTGCGACAGATGGTTGATCGCGTCTTTCAATCTGTGCTCCGCCCGGTACAGGTCGGCCAGCAGGCGATGCGCCCGCGCCAGTTCCAAGTCGTCGCCTGTGATCAGATCCAGCGATTCGCGGACCAGACTGATCGCCGTGCCCGTCTCGCCGGCCATCTGCAGCACAAAGGCGGTCTCGAGCTGGGTCAGGCCGATGTTGTAGCGGTCATCCTGCTTCATGTAGCGCTCGGTGCACTCATCGAGGATCTGCAGCGCCTCGTCGATCTTGCCGTGCTGCTTCGCCATCAGCACCGCCAGGGAAAGCTTGACTTCGGTGGCGAGGTCGAAGTGGTTGAGACTTCTGAAAATCGCATGCGCCCGCTCGGAGAACAAAGACGCCTGATCGAAATTGTTCGAATCGTGATAGGTGAGCGACAAGGTGAGGAACATCTGCCCGAGGTCTTCCAGCGACACTTTTTCCTTGCGCTCCTCGAACGCTTGCTGCAAATAGAGCACCGCTTCTTGAGAGACGCCGAGCCGGTGGTAGGTGTTGCCGATCGAGGTCAAGAGCTGTGCGCGGTCGAACGGATCGGCTTCCACGCGGTCGAGCATCTCGTACGCTTTTTTCCAATGATAGAGGGCGAGCTGGTACTGGCCGGAATGCTCGGCGACTTCACCGAGGCGGAGGTAGATCGTAAACACCTGATGAAGATTACCGTGCGACTCGGCCAGCAGCCGGTCGAGCATTTCGATCGCTTCGTCGTATTTGCCCAGCTCCTGGCAGCATTTTGCCATGGTCATATGAAACTCTTCCGCTTCCCCTTGGCCGAAATCCTGCATGCTCTTCAGCAATGAATACGCTTTCGCATAGGAGCCGGAAGCCATCAGCGCTTTGGCGAGGGTGAAGGAAGAGCGTTGGCGGACGTTCGTTTCCGTATCGGAGACAAAATATTCGATCGGACGGGCCAGGCGATCGGCAAGTGCAGCCAGCACTTTATAAGAAGGATAGGCTTTGCCGTTTTCGATCTGGCAGATCATGCTGGAGGTGACGATGCCGCGCGCGAGGTCGTTTTGGGTCATCTCCGATTCTTTGCGGGCTTTCTTTATGCGTTCTCCCAATGAGGAGTTATTCATGAAATGAGCCTCCCTTAATCCATATTTATCACGATAGGAACCTTTAGATTTATCGTATCAATCTGATAATTTATAATCAAAAGACCGAGAGGCATTCCGGGAGCGGTGGGGATTCTCACGCGAGGATTCGCATTTGTTTTCTTCCGTTTTGATAGTTATTTTACGTTATAAGAGAAAAATAAGTTGGAATTTGTCGAAACTTACAGCCTAAATTACGGAAGAAGTCGATTGAGTATAGTTCAAAAAAATTTTTGCGAGTTTTTGAGCGACTCCCCCATAAAAACGGGGGGAACATCGTACCCTATGATATATCACCCTTACCCCATTGCACTGGGGGCGCAGTCCTACCCAACTGCGCCCCCCTTTTCTTTTATTAGCAGGAATATAATCGTACACATGGAATTTATTATAGATCACCGCTTTGAAGCACTCGAGGGGGTCGCCTGCGTTGGCGCACGATATTGACACCAAGATTCTCGACCAGGCCATACAGGGCACCCTGCTGGCGATCGAGGAAGGGAAACATCAGGTCTTTGAGATCGCCGAAAGCGCGCGCAAGGAACACCAAGCCCTGCGCGATGAATCTGCGATCGTGCAAAGACAAGTGCAGGAGACGATCCAGGAGGTTGACCGCTTGGAGGCGCAATACCGCCTCGCCCGCCGCACGCTGGTGGAGGTCAGCCAGGACTTTGGAAAATATACAGAGGCGACGATCAAGGAATCGTATGACGCCGCGCACGTGCTGCAGGCGCAACTGCTCGTCACCCGCGAACGGGAGGATGCGCTGCGCGCCCGCCGCGACGATCTCGACCGCCGGCTGCGCAACTTGGAGGAGACGATCCACAAGGCGGAAGCGCTGGTCACCCAGCTGTCGATCGCGTTTTCCTATCTCTCCGGAGACTTGCAGAACCTCGGCACCGCACTGAAAAACGCCGAACAGCGCCAGTACCTCGGCATGCGCGTCATCCAGGCGCAGGAAGAGGAGCGCAAGCGCGTCGCCCGCGAGATCCACGACGGGCCGGCGCAGATGATGGCGAACGTCGTGCTGCGCGCCGAGATCTGCGAGCGGATGCTCGACCGCGATGTGGACAAGGTGCGCGGGGAACTGCGCGAACTGAAGGAGATGGTGCGCGCCTCGCTGTCGGAAGTGCGCCAGATCATCTTCGACCTGCGCCCGATGGCGCTCGACGACTTGGGCATCGTGCCGACCTTGCGCCGCTATCTCGCCGATTTTCAGGACAAGCACAAGGTGATCACCGAGCTCAAGGTGTTCGGACGCGAGCGGCGCTTCAACTCCGCGCTGGAAGTGGCGGTGTTCCGCACCGTGCAGGAAGCGCTGAACAACATTTGGAAACACGCCAAGGCCAAAGTGACCAATGTCAAATTGGAACTAACCGAGAAGCAAATCGCAGTGCATATAGATGATGACGGCGTAGGGTTTGCCGTGGAGGAAGCGATGCAGAGCCGCGAAGACGGGCATTTTGGCCTGATCGGAATGAAGGAGCGCATCCAACTGCTCGAAGGCAAGGTGGAGATCAAGTCCGCACCGAACAAGGGAACCCGCGTACACATCACGTTACCGATCACGGATTAAGGGAGGCGATCGTCATGGAGCAACATCAGAAGATCAAACTTTTTTTGGCGGATGACCACACGCTGTTTCGCCAGGGGCTGCGTCGCATTTTTGAGCTGGAGGATGATATGGAAATCGTCGGCGAATGCAGCGATGGTGAAGCGGCGGTGAGTCTGGTGCTCGAGATCAAGCCGCAGGTCGTGCTGATGGACATCAACATGCCCAAGCGCACGGGCGTGGAAGCGACCCGGCTGATCAAGGAGGCCGACCCGGACATCCGCATTCTGATCCTGTCGATCCACGATGATGAAGCGTACATCTTCGAGACGATCCGCGCCGGCGCGAACGGCTATCTGCTGAAAGACGTTGAATCGGATGTGCTGGTCGAAGCGGTGCGCCAGGTGGCAGGCGGCTCTTCGTTCATTCATCCGCAAGTGACCACCAAGCTGCTCGACGAGTTCAAGCGCCTGTCCAACCAGGTGTATGACGGCGACTTCGAGCAGGGGGAACCGGAACTGTCTTCCGAATGGCAGGACATTCTGACCCAGCGCGAGATGGAGATCCTGAAGCTGATGGCGGAAGGCAAAAGCAACCGCACGATCGGCGAGACGCTGTTCATCTCCGAGAAGACGGTGAAAAATCATGTCTCTTCCATCCTCGGCAAACTGTCGGTCGATGACCGCACACAGGCGGTGATCACCGCGGCAAAACGCTGCTGGGTGAAATTATAGGCAAAAAGCACGTGGGCGAACGGAGCGGCATATATTGACACTACAACCCTGCAAGGAGGTGTCAAGAGTGCTCGCTCTTTTCATTTGGGGATTTGCGTTGTATGGCATCTTTATGGCGCTGTGGAAAGCTGTGCGGTTTATGGCGCAGAGAAACCGGCGGGGAGTGCCGGTGACAGCAATCCTGATCGTGCGGGAGGGGGCCTCTTACATCGAAGGCATCCTCCGGACGCTGACGACAGCCGAACCGTTTTGCGGACGCGAGCTCGAAGTGGTCGTCATCGACTGCGGGTCGCGCGATGAGACGGTCAAGATCGTCGAGTCGATCGCGCAAAAGCGGGGCACGGTCAGCCTGATCCGCGCGGGCGGCGAAGACCCGGCTCTGTCCTTGCCGGCGCTGTTCGGCAGCCGCGGGCGCAGCGTGCACTGCTTGTTCGACCTGCGCGGCAAAGTCTCGCCGCTGGAAGTGGTGCCGACGCTGGCAGCGTTTTGGAGCGATGAAACGGTTTGAACAAAACGGGACTTTAGACCTATGTACGAGCGGGATGCCCCGAGCATATAATAAAGCCATAAGATGAGTCAATCAATAAAGGCAAACCCGCTGAAAAGCGGCGACGCAAAGCCATGGGTCTAACGTCAACTCTCCCTAAGTTGACCATGATTGCCAGGTTGCTGATTGATACGGTCGCGGACTGTTACCCCACAGTCTGCAAAGTATCCGCCTCGGCAACCCACCGAAGGTGGATTTTTTTATCAGCAGTGACTCATCGGGTAGCATAACTCATTTACCCTTTTTGTAATCCCCCTACCCCCCACACAAAGGAGCCCTTTACGAGTCCCCAACTCGTAGAGGGCTCTTTTGCATGGTGGGGATTTTGCGTTTTACACCGAAAAAAGGACTCCTTCCGGGTGGAAGGAGTCGATTATTAGAAAAGAAGGAGGTCATGTAATGAAAAAGTCACTCGCAACACTGGTGATGTCGTCCGTACTTTAGTATATGCAGCATCTGGTGTTTGATGCAGGCTTTACAAAAGGTTCATCATTTCTTCATGTTGTTTTGCCATACTGGAAGTAGCAACCATCCGGGGGAGGGCTTACATCATGGTGAAGAAAAAGAGAAGCAAGGGCGTTTCGGTGCAAACTAGGCTCACGCTGTTTGTGTCCGCGCTCTTGCTTCTTGTCGTTTTGGCGATGGGGGGCACGGTGTACGCGGTGCTGGCGAAAGACTTGAAGCGAAGCGCCGATTTTCAATTGCAAGGCCACGCTGCACAGACGGCGAAGCAAGTGGGGATTCTCTTGCAGACGTCCGACTCCCGCATGTTCGAGCGGGAAGCAACATACGTCGTGGAAAACGGGCTCCGCTCCTTCGAGCAGATCGGCTGGCACGTGCAGTCGACACTGCTCCGCCCCGACGGCGAACCTGCGCTGGAGCGGGGAAATGCTCTGCAGATCGGGCAAGAGCTGAAAGCGAAGATCATCCAGCAAAAGTCGGGGATTCTGCAGAGCAGCGACTTTGGAACAGGGAATGCATCTGCAGGTGGAACCGGCGCTCAAGGGGACGAAGGAGCAGCGGCGGGAATGGCCGATGGCGGATTCGGCGCGGGTGGGACCTATGCGTTTGAATTTGTGCCGGAGCGGAATCTGGTCTATGTGGCGGCGGTGTCGGACGAGCAGATTTTTGCATCGCTTACCGAACTGCGCAATCTGACGCTGCTGTTGGCAGGAGCCGCACTGGTCATCGGGAATCTCGGGGTCTGGTTCTACACGCGGAAGATTCAGCAGTCGCTGCTGGCGATTCGCAAGCTGATGCGGGAAGTGGCCGGCGGCAAGCTGCACAGCCGGTATGGCAGCCGGAATGACTATAAAGAGATCACAGACTTGGGCGAAGCGGTCAATTCGATGATCGACAACCTGCACCGCCTGATCGGACAGGTCGGGGCGATCGCCGGCGAGGTGGCCGTCGCGTCGCAAGCGCTGTCCCGGAACGCGGAGACCACGTCGGAAGGCATCCGCCACGTGGCAGCGACGATCCAAGAGGTCGCTTCCGGCGCGGACGCCCAGGCGGAGTCGGCGGTGGAATCGGCCGGGGCGATGGACGCGATGGCGCATGAGATCGCCCGCATCGTCAAACGCTCGCACGGTGTCGCCGCAGAATCGGCCCAGACGGCGCAGGAAGCGGAACAAGGCAACCTGGCGATCCAGCAGACGATCCGCCAGATGAACTTCATCAACCAGACGGCCGGCACGACCGCTCAGGCGGTGCAGGCGCTGGAGAAGCGCTCGCAGCAGGTCGGAAAGATCGTCGAAGTGATCACCGGGATCGCCGCCCAGACCAATCTGCTCGCCTTAAACGCCTCGATCGAAGCGGCCCGCGCAGGTGAACACGGCAAGGGGTTCGCCGTCGTCGCCGACGAAGTGTCGAAACTGGCCCTGCAGTCACAAGGGTCAGCCCGGCAGATCACCGAACTGATTCGCGAGATGCAGGCGGAGACACAGCGCGTCGTGCAGGCGATGGGCGCAGGTTCCCAAGAGGTGCAGGCCGGCATCGTGCTGGTCGACCGGGCAGGCGAAACGTTCCAGCGCATCTTGCAGGCGGCCGAGCATGTCGCGGTGCAAGTGCAGAAGATCACCAACGCCTCGCAGGAGATGTCGCGCCGCTCGGAAGAAGTGGCAGCCGGCGTGGACGTGGTGAAGCAGATCTCTCAGGAATCGGCCGCTTCCTCGCAACTGTGCGCTGAAGCGTCGGTCGTGCAGCTGGCTTCCATGGAGGACGTGTTTGCATCGGCCGATCGCCTGCGCAAAATGGCGGCGGAGCTCCAACGTTCGATATCGCGGTTTCAAGTCGAGGCAGAAGCGTCATAAGCTTCTGCCCGATTTTTTCCCAAAATAATTTTATAGAAAAATAAAGAGTATTAACGCTGTGTAAAAGCGATACTGGTATTTCGCAGATATTTTTACTATAATAGTAGTGTCAAAGATTCTGTAAACTCTCAAATTCATGTA of the Tumebacillus sp. BK434 genome contains:
- a CDS encoding tetratricopeptide repeat protein — its product is MNNSSLGERIKKARKESEMTQNDLARGIVTSSMICQIENGKAYPSYKVLAALADRLARPIEYFVSDTETNVRQRSSFTLAKALMASGSYAKAYSLLKSMQDFGQGEAEEFHMTMAKCCQELGKYDEAIEMLDRLLAESHGNLHQVFTIYLRLGEVAEHSGQYQLALYHWKKAYEMLDRVEADPFDRAQLLTSIGNTYHRLGVSQEAVLYLQQAFEERKEKVSLEDLGQMFLTLSLTYHDSNNFDQASLFSERAHAIFRSLNHFDLATEVKLSLAVLMAKQHGKIDEALQILDECTERYMKQDDRYNIGLTQLETAFVLQMAGETGTAISLVRESLDLITGDDLELARAHRLLADLYRAEHRLKDAINHLSQSLHLYQKHGHSVGMMEAMHLSVSLYQEWEQFRKHSFGELITA
- a CDS encoding sensor histidine kinase, producing the protein MAHDIDTKILDQAIQGTLLAIEEGKHQVFEIAESARKEHQALRDESAIVQRQVQETIQEVDRLEAQYRLARRTLVEVSQDFGKYTEATIKESYDAAHVLQAQLLVTREREDALRARRDDLDRRLRNLEETIHKAEALVTQLSIAFSYLSGDLQNLGTALKNAEQRQYLGMRVIQAQEEERKRVAREIHDGPAQMMANVVLRAEICERMLDRDVDKVRGELRELKEMVRASLSEVRQIIFDLRPMALDDLGIVPTLRRYLADFQDKHKVITELKVFGRERRFNSALEVAVFRTVQEALNNIWKHAKAKVTNVKLELTEKQIAVHIDDDGVGFAVEEAMQSREDGHFGLIGMKERIQLLEGKVEIKSAPNKGTRVHITLPITD
- a CDS encoding response regulator transcription factor; this translates as MEQHQKIKLFLADDHTLFRQGLRRIFELEDDMEIVGECSDGEAAVSLVLEIKPQVVLMDINMPKRTGVEATRLIKEADPDIRILILSIHDDEAYIFETIRAGANGYLLKDVESDVLVEAVRQVAGGSSFIHPQVTTKLLDEFKRLSNQVYDGDFEQGEPELSSEWQDILTQREMEILKLMAEGKSNRTIGETLFISEKTVKNHVSSILGKLSVDDRTQAVITAAKRCWVKL
- a CDS encoding glycosyltransferase, encoding MLALFIWGFALYGIFMALWKAVRFMAQRNRRGVPVTAILIVREGASYIEGILRTLTTAEPFCGRELEVVVIDCGSRDETVKIVESIAQKRGTVSLIRAGGEDPALSLPALFGSRGRSVHCLFDLRGKVSPLEVVPTLAAFWSDETV
- a CDS encoding HAMP domain-containing methyl-accepting chemotaxis protein, with amino-acid sequence MVKKKRSKGVSVQTRLTLFVSALLLLVVLAMGGTVYAVLAKDLKRSADFQLQGHAAQTAKQVGILLQTSDSRMFEREATYVVENGLRSFEQIGWHVQSTLLRPDGEPALERGNALQIGQELKAKIIQQKSGILQSSDFGTGNASAGGTGAQGDEGAAAGMADGGFGAGGTYAFEFVPERNLVYVAAVSDEQIFASLTELRNLTLLLAGAALVIGNLGVWFYTRKIQQSLLAIRKLMREVAGGKLHSRYGSRNDYKEITDLGEAVNSMIDNLHRLIGQVGAIAGEVAVASQALSRNAETTSEGIRHVAATIQEVASGADAQAESAVESAGAMDAMAHEIARIVKRSHGVAAESAQTAQEAEQGNLAIQQTIRQMNFINQTAGTTAQAVQALEKRSQQVGKIVEVITGIAAQTNLLALNASIEAARAGEHGKGFAVVADEVSKLALQSQGSARQITELIREMQAETQRVVQAMGAGSQEVQAGIVLVDRAGETFQRILQAAEHVAVQVQKITNASQEMSRRSEEVAAGVDVVKQISQESAASSQLCAEASVVQLASMEDVFASADRLRKMAAELQRSISRFQVEAEAS